A stretch of the bacterium genome encodes the following:
- a CDS encoding diacylglycerol kinase family lipid kinase: MKIAVIINPRAGLPKLLPIIRLRIQQHFSALGNELKSYEITPQVDGTACGKQALQDGAELLVAAGGDGTINRVAQAIIGTEIPLGLLPLGSGNGMARTLGIPLKLDLALELYKNPVFRKIDTGKVNEKVFLISCGFGLDAIIAHDIERSPLRGTFPYILSAFRRSFTEPVEQFRLTNLETGETWDRDAIAISILNSAQYGGGAIVAPGAVPDDGLFHLVEGLELNAFEVFRFAYRIFHGTLDREPKVIMRQINRIRLERISERREMHIDGEALYSERVNIIENIPLSLRVLVGPKYQSGWKTTSTA, translated from the coding sequence GTGAAAATCGCTGTAATCATCAATCCCCGGGCGGGTCTACCGAAACTACTGCCAATCATTCGATTGCGTATCCAACAGCATTTCTCCGCTTTAGGTAATGAGCTGAAAAGTTACGAAATCACCCCACAAGTTGACGGTACCGCCTGCGGCAAACAAGCATTGCAGGATGGCGCGGAGCTATTGGTAGCCGCTGGTGGCGATGGTACAATCAACCGGGTCGCCCAAGCGATAATCGGCACAGAGATTCCGTTGGGACTGTTGCCACTCGGCAGCGGTAACGGAATGGCACGTACATTAGGAATCCCACTGAAATTGGATCTCGCTTTAGAGTTATACAAGAATCCCGTATTCCGAAAAATCGACACCGGAAAAGTGAATGAAAAAGTATTCTTGATTTCCTGTGGTTTCGGATTGGATGCGATTATTGCCCATGACATCGAGCGTTCCCCGTTGCGAGGTACTTTTCCCTACATACTTTCCGCTTTTCGCCGCTCATTCACTGAGCCCGTTGAGCAATTCCGGCTGACAAATCTGGAAACCGGCGAGACTTGGGATCGCGATGCCATTGCCATCAGTATCTTAAACAGCGCACAATACGGTGGTGGAGCAATCGTCGCACCGGGCGCAGTTCCCGACGATGGATTGTTCCATTTGGTCGAGGGTTTGGAACTCAATGCTTTCGAAGTGTTCCGATTTGCTTACCGGATTTTCCATGGCACCCTTGACCGCGAACCAAAAGTTATCATGAGACAAATCAATCGAATTCGCTTGGAACGTATTTCGGAGCGTCGGGAAATGCATATCGACGGCGAAGCGCTATATTCCGAACGGGTGAACATCATCGAAAACATTCCTCTATCGTTGCGAGTTTTGGTCGGTCCGAAGTATCAATCCGGCTGGAAAACCACGTCAACTGCGTAA